From one Lysinibacillus sp. G4S2 genomic stretch:
- the queE gene encoding 7-carboxy-7-deazaguanine synthase QueE gives MSKIPVIEIFGPTIQGEGMVVGQKTMFVRTAGCDYSCSWCDSSFTWDGSGKHLIVQMTAEEIWSELKRLGGSGFSFVTISGGNPALIQNLEGVITLLKENDIKVGVETQGSRWQKWMYEIDELTISPKPPSSGMTTNYSVLSDIFEKLKNRNSNHHVSLKVVVFNQEDYEYAKQIHHRYPMIPFYLQVGNDDLTTTDNSRLITHLLDKYHALIDKVMKDEELTDVKVLPQLHALVWGNKRGV, from the coding sequence TTGAGTAAAATACCTGTTATCGAGATTTTTGGACCGACGATTCAAGGTGAGGGAATGGTAGTTGGCCAAAAGACAATGTTTGTGAGAACTGCCGGCTGTGATTATTCCTGTTCTTGGTGTGATTCATCGTTTACGTGGGATGGCAGCGGAAAGCATCTTATTGTCCAAATGACAGCTGAAGAGATTTGGTCTGAGTTGAAACGTCTCGGAGGCAGTGGCTTTTCATTTGTCACGATTTCAGGCGGCAATCCTGCACTCATCCAAAATTTGGAGGGGGTCATTACACTTTTAAAAGAAAATGACATAAAGGTCGGGGTGGAAACTCAGGGAAGTAGGTGGCAAAAATGGATGTATGAGATTGATGAACTGACAATTTCCCCAAAGCCACCTAGTTCTGGAATGACCACAAACTATTCGGTGCTCTCTGATATCTTCGAAAAACTAAAAAATCGAAACAGTAATCACCATGTATCCCTCAAAGTAGTCGTTTTCAATCAAGAGGATTACGAGTATGCTAAACAAATTCACCATAGGTATCCAATGATTCCTTTTTATCTCCAAGTCGGTAACGATGATCTCACGACGACGGACAATTCACGATTAATTACACATTTATTAGATAAATATCATGCGCTGATTGATAAAGTGATGAAGGATGAGGAATTAACAGATGTCAAAGTACTGCCACAGTTGCATGCCCTTGTATGGGGGAATAAAAGAGGGGTATAG
- the queD gene encoding 6-carboxytetrahydropterin synthase QueD, whose product MSDFRIVDKLQKIDVDIQRNQLNYHAKRVLVSKEFTFDAAHHLHDYEGKCKNLHGHTYRVILGLSGYTDERGLMIDFGDIKRIWKEKIEIHLDHRYLNETLPPMNTTAENIVVWIYEKLAEALLDEQTYNGARVEFIQLYETPTSYAEARREWMEVE is encoded by the coding sequence ATGTCAGATTTTAGAATCGTCGATAAGCTCCAAAAAATAGATGTAGATATTCAAAGAAATCAATTGAACTATCATGCAAAGCGTGTGCTCGTAAGCAAAGAATTTACCTTCGATGCTGCCCATCATTTACATGATTATGAGGGGAAATGTAAAAACCTGCACGGTCATACGTATCGCGTAATATTAGGACTAAGTGGATACACAGATGAACGCGGTTTGATGATTGATTTTGGCGACATAAAAAGAATATGGAAAGAAAAAATAGAGATTCATTTGGATCACCGTTATTTAAATGAAACGCTTCCACCCATGAATACGACGGCTGAGAACATTGTTGTTTGGATTTACGAAAAGTTGGCTGAGGCCTTACTTGATGAACAAACATATAACGGTGCGCGTGTTGAGTTTATCCAGCTATATGAAACTCCGACTAGCTATGCAGAGGCGAGACGGGAGTGGATGGAAGTTGAGTAA
- a CDS encoding YnfA family protein, translated as MISATLLFILAGIGEIGGGYLIWLWLREGKPFYWGIIGGIALALYGVVATFQTFPTFGRVYAAYGGVFIVLSILWGWGIDGKKPDVLDWVGAGICLIGVMVILLPRS; from the coding sequence ATGATTAGTGCAACATTATTATTTATCCTCGCAGGTATCGGCGAAATTGGGGGCGGCTATTTAATTTGGCTTTGGTTAAGAGAAGGTAAACCGTTTTATTGGGGCATTATAGGCGGGATTGCGTTAGCTTTATATGGAGTTGTCGCTACTTTTCAGACCTTCCCAACCTTTGGAAGGGTCTATGCAGCCTACGGAGGAGTCTTTATTGTCCTTTCCATTTTGTGGGGCTGGGGAATCGACGGGAAAAAACCAGATGTCCTAGATTGGGTCGGAGCAGGTATTTGTTTAATTGGAGTGATGGTGATTTTATTACCTCGTTCATGA
- the queC gene encoding 7-cyano-7-deazaguanine synthase QueC translates to MKQEKAIVVFSGGQDSTTCLFWAKERFQEVEAVTFDYGQRHRLEIECAKMIAGELGVKHHILDMSLLNQLAPNALTRQDIKVEDGENGELPSTFVPGRNLLFLSFAGVLASQVGAKHIVTGVCETDFSGYPDCRDVFIKSLNVTLNLSMDDSFVIDTPLMWLNKAQTWELADQFGALEFVRERTLTCYNGVIADGCGECPACKLRKKGLDEYLSYRKES, encoded by the coding sequence ATGAAGCAGGAAAAAGCAATTGTTGTATTTAGTGGAGGCCAGGACAGTACAACTTGTTTGTTCTGGGCAAAGGAACGTTTTCAAGAGGTTGAGGCAGTAACTTTTGATTATGGTCAAAGGCATCGTCTTGAAATTGAATGTGCGAAGATGATAGCAGGGGAGCTCGGTGTCAAGCATCACATTCTTGATATGTCACTCCTGAACCAGCTTGCTCCGAATGCATTGACACGACAAGACATAAAGGTAGAAGACGGTGAAAATGGTGAGCTTCCATCGACTTTTGTACCTGGTCGAAATCTTCTTTTTCTTTCATTTGCAGGCGTTTTAGCGAGCCAAGTAGGAGCTAAGCATATTGTAACTGGCGTTTGCGAAACAGATTTTAGCGGATATCCGGATTGCCGAGATGTTTTTATTAAATCCTTGAATGTAACGTTAAATTTATCGATGGATGATTCCTTTGTGATTGATACACCGTTGATGTGGCTCAATAAGGCTCAGACATGGGAGCTTGCTGATCAGTTTGGAGCACTTGAATTTGTTCGGGAAAGAACGTTGACTTGCTATAACGGTGTAATAGCAGATGGCTGTGGTGAATGCCCAGCATGTAAACTGCGAAAAAAAGGGCTTGATGAGTATTTGAGTTATAGGAAGGAGTCTTAA
- a CDS encoding GNAT family N-acetyltransferase, translating into MIYKNSLDGISSDMLNGFFVDWPNPPNPQTHLKLLKHSNKVVIALDDNTNQVVGFITAISDGVLSAYIPFLEVLPDYKNKGIGKELVKQMLKELDDIYMVDLCCEDDLVPYYEKFGMIKVNGMVVRNYEMQSGISNK; encoded by the coding sequence TTGATATACAAAAATTCACTTGATGGAATTTCTTCTGATATGCTGAATGGCTTTTTTGTTGATTGGCCTAATCCACCAAATCCACAAACTCACTTAAAGCTGTTAAAACACAGTAATAAAGTGGTCATTGCTTTAGACGATAATACGAATCAAGTAGTTGGATTTATAACAGCGATTAGCGATGGGGTTCTATCAGCCTACATTCCGTTCCTTGAAGTTTTGCCAGACTATAAAAATAAAGGCATTGGCAAGGAATTAGTCAAACAAATGTTAAAAGAGCTTGATGATATTTATATGGTTGATTTGTGCTGTGAGGATGACTTAGTTCCTTATTATGAGAAGTTTGGAATGATAAAAGTAAACGGAATGGTCGTTAGAAATTACGAAATGCAGTCTGGAATTTCAAACAAATAA
- a CDS encoding LysR family transcriptional regulator, with the protein METEWLRTFIVAAKTENFRETAEQRFITQSTVSKHMQHLEKELQATLFERQGKHVKLNHIGAHFLLQAEKMIATIDEGLQNTASFMNGYTSQLTIGVAPQIANSTLPIIIHTFQQQRPAIQITIELLKSNEIGEAVYAGVVDIGLSKLTTTRDIHEVLLAQEPLQLIAPMSKRATDALTLLQQETILTHEYAPYWQDIQQVLQRFPSYKSMNINQTEVIKNFVKHGLGIAFLPKSVIEAEFQQQLLHSYSVQEFSHIVSNTYFLSKYLSADIEAFLAVCHSIY; encoded by the coding sequence ATGGAGACAGAATGGTTACGAACTTTTATTGTTGCTGCGAAAACAGAGAATTTTCGTGAGACGGCAGAACAACGTTTTATTACTCAATCGACAGTATCGAAGCATATGCAACATCTAGAAAAAGAACTTCAAGCAACGCTTTTTGAAAGACAGGGTAAGCATGTGAAATTAAATCATATTGGTGCCCATTTTTTACTACAAGCAGAGAAAATGATTGCAACAATTGATGAAGGATTACAAAATACTGCGTCCTTTATGAATGGGTATACATCTCAGTTAACAATTGGTGTTGCACCTCAAATCGCTAATTCTACTTTACCGATAATCATTCATACATTTCAGCAGCAAAGACCTGCCATTCAAATAACGATTGAACTGTTAAAATCCAATGAAATCGGAGAAGCGGTATATGCAGGTGTAGTAGATATCGGCTTATCAAAATTGACAACAACACGAGACATTCACGAAGTTCTTCTAGCACAGGAACCACTTCAATTGATTGCTCCGATGTCAAAAAGAGCAACAGATGCACTGACTCTTTTACAGCAGGAAACTATTTTAACACATGAATATGCACCTTATTGGCAAGACATACAACAAGTACTACAACGATTCCCAAGCTATAAAAGTATGAATATTAATCAAACAGAGGTCATCAAAAACTTTGTCAAACATGGATTAGGTATCGCCTTTTTACCAAAGAGTGTGATAGAGGCGGAATTTCAGCAGCAATTGCTTCATAGCTACTCGGTGCAGGAATTTTCCCATATTGTTTCAAATACCTATTTTTTATCGAAATATTTGTCTGCGGATATTGAGGCATTCTTAGCGGTTTGTCATTCCATCTACTGA
- the bioW gene encoding 6-carboxyhexanoate--CoA ligase gives MLKACYSIRMRAAERNPELGEKHISGGERIGSKSQIEPIVKQLLNKASNHSRGDADFIQITVEKIAPDQIQYMPPLEITTVEATSIEKAHSEARKILTSLGVSEHALNVAFHQLSSNQNLRGAIILNSKTGIRLDDRGQKGVRVSRIDWQDADGDFNERVREALALASKVANSPFTIAELCWSDDPDYVTGYVSNRDIGYVRITPLKREGCESGGRAFFVSDEVELDSYIDYLESVPVLIRRD, from the coding sequence ATGTTAAAAGCGTGTTATAGTATTCGAATGCGTGCGGCTGAAAGAAATCCTGAACTTGGGGAAAAGCATATATCTGGTGGTGAACGGATAGGTAGTAAATCTCAGATAGAGCCAATTGTAAAACAGTTATTGAACAAAGCAAGTAATCATTCACGTGGCGATGCTGATTTTATTCAAATTACCGTTGAAAAAATTGCGCCTGATCAGATTCAGTATATGCCACCCTTAGAAATTACGACAGTTGAGGCGACTTCAATCGAAAAGGCCCATAGTGAAGCAAGAAAGATACTAACCTCATTAGGTGTTTCGGAACATGCACTGAATGTTGCTTTTCATCAACTTAGTAGTAATCAAAATCTCCGTGGGGCAATCATCCTAAATAGTAAAACCGGCATACGGCTTGACGATCGGGGGCAAAAGGGTGTTCGTGTATCACGAATCGATTGGCAAGATGCTGATGGGGACTTTAATGAGCGTGTACGTGAAGCGTTGGCTCTGGCGTCGAAAGTGGCAAATTCTCCGTTTACAATTGCAGAATTATGTTGGTCTGATGATCCAGATTACGTGACTGGCTATGTAAGTAATCGTGACATTGGTTATGTTAGAATTACACCGTTAAAAAGGGAAGGCTGTGAGAGCGGAGGGCGTGCTTTTTTTGTGTCAGATGAAGTTGAACTAGACTCTTATATAGATTATTTAGAAAGCGTACCTGTTCTCATTAGGAGGGATTAA
- a CDS encoding RNA polymerase sigma factor: MENLSEIYKSYADEVKRFLICLTTNVDLAEELTQETFYQAVKSIERYNGECKMSVWLCQIAKHTYYNHLKKEKRHSHMSVEHMMEIGLDVPSNAELPDEELAKRNTFISLHREIHLLKEPYREIFLLRTSVNLSFKEIGEIFDKSENWARVTYYRAKLKLVERIRGELNEL, from the coding sequence GTGGAGAATTTAAGTGAAATTTACAAATCATATGCAGATGAAGTAAAACGATTTCTTATTTGTTTAACAACTAATGTCGATTTAGCTGAGGAACTGACGCAAGAAACCTTTTATCAAGCTGTAAAGTCGATTGAGCGATATAACGGTGAATGTAAGATGTCTGTTTGGTTATGTCAGATTGCAAAGCATACATACTATAACCATTTAAAAAAGGAAAAACGTCATAGCCATATGAGTGTGGAACACATGATGGAAATAGGGTTGGATGTACCATCTAATGCGGAATTACCAGACGAGGAACTTGCAAAACGTAATACATTTATTTCATTACATAGAGAAATTCATCTATTAAAAGAACCGTATCGTGAAATATTTTTACTTAGAACTTCCGTCAATCTTAGCTTCAAAGAAATTGGAGAGATATTCGATAAAAGTGAAAACTGGGCAAGGGTAACATATTATCGAGCCAAATTAAAATTAGTAGAAAGGATCCGAGGTGAACTAAATGAACTGTAA
- a CDS encoding GNAT family N-acetyltransferase: protein MNKIRTETDRLVIRFLEEGDYSSWLTQYENRLPSQHKYDQGKLDMSICTKEWFRDLVTKHYQMAEDDKVYVFGVFRKEDNTHIGFIDFSTIMREEFQWARFGYTIHNQFWRKGYGNEAVKASLDLAFKKLNYHRIEAHINLDNMASIKLAESVGMVYECTRKGFIFEDDKWTDHLVYFINAK from the coding sequence TTGAATAAAATAAGAACTGAAACAGATAGATTAGTTATTCGATTTCTTGAAGAAGGTGATTATTCTTCTTGGCTAACCCAATATGAAAATCGTTTACCTTCTCAACATAAATACGATCAAGGTAAATTAGATATGAGCATCTGTACGAAAGAATGGTTTCGTGATTTAGTTACTAAACATTATCAAATGGCTGAAGATGACAAGGTCTATGTATTTGGAGTGTTTAGAAAAGAAGATAATACTCATATTGGTTTTATAGACTTTTCGACAATTATGAGGGAAGAATTTCAATGGGCCAGGTTCGGATATACAATTCATAACCAGTTTTGGAGAAAAGGTTATGGGAATGAGGCTGTAAAAGCTTCCTTAGATCTAGCGTTTAAAAAATTAAATTATCATCGTATAGAAGCTCACATAAACCTTGATAATATGGCATCTATAAAGTTAGCAGAAAGTGTTGGAATGGTGTATGAATGCACGAGGAAAGGATTCATATTCGAGGACGACAAATGGACTGATCATCTAGTTTACTTTATAAACGCAAAGTAA
- a CDS encoding sporulation protein — protein MSFFNKAFASIGIGSATVDTILEKSTYQAGEVMRGEIVVQGGNVEQQVDTIFLSVNTTYIRESNDHKYTEVAALQKVKVTEPFVIASGEKKVFPISFTLPFETPITAGKTKVWIQTGLDIKNAVDPNDRDYIRVQPSELAERILGAINGLGFRLREAECEQAPAKFRGYYPFIQEFEFVPTGQFRGHLDELEIVFLSQTNHSVELLMQIDRKVRGIGSFFSEALDMDESNFRTTITIQDLPNIQAKLQQIISKHL, from the coding sequence ATGTCATTTTTTAACAAAGCATTTGCAAGTATTGGGATTGGCTCGGCAACAGTCGATACAATACTAGAGAAGTCTACATACCAGGCGGGAGAAGTTATGCGTGGTGAAATCGTTGTACAAGGTGGAAATGTTGAGCAGCAAGTCGATACTATTTTTTTGTCGGTGAATACTACTTACATTCGAGAATCTAATGACCATAAATATACGGAAGTCGCAGCTCTACAAAAAGTTAAAGTAACAGAGCCATTTGTGATTGCCAGCGGTGAGAAGAAAGTATTTCCTATTTCATTCACATTGCCATTCGAAACACCTATTACGGCGGGTAAAACAAAAGTATGGATTCAAACTGGGCTTGATATTAAAAATGCAGTAGACCCAAATGATCGAGATTACATTCGTGTCCAACCTTCCGAGCTTGCAGAACGTATTCTCGGTGCAATTAACGGACTTGGATTCCGTTTACGCGAAGCCGAATGTGAGCAAGCGCCAGCCAAATTCCGTGGGTACTATCCATTCATTCAAGAGTTTGAATTTGTGCCAACTGGGCAATTTAGAGGACATTTAGATGAACTTGAAATCGTCTTTTTATCTCAAACTAATCATTCAGTAGAATTACTCATGCAAATTGATCGAAAAGTAAGAGGTATTGGTAGCTTCTTCTCTGAAGCTTTAGATATGGACGAAAGCAATTTCAGAACAACAATTACGATACAGGACTTACCTAATATTCAAGCAAAGCTACAGCAAATTATTTCCAAACATTTGTAG
- a CDS encoding zf-HC2 domain-containing protein → MNCNIIKDLLPSYIDGICSEDTTKVVEEHLNCCEECRLHLDVMEQPTTDILPEEVIVAKAPFKKINKKRRIQVLITILITFSITIIGSLVVQEVGAVNQIFFPMSTATVNLTDDKDEWTTLYFDDKDYLKFDSVFWNKEIVNHANSNSDVILRIKDENGHIVVDEFKLSPGKSVKLDELKNNIKYSFELKAKKGQFLINVV, encoded by the coding sequence ATGAACTGTAATATTATAAAGGATTTATTACCCTCTTATATTGATGGTATTTGTAGTGAAGATACTACTAAAGTTGTCGAGGAACATTTAAATTGTTGTGAAGAGTGTAGGTTACATCTAGATGTGATGGAACAGCCAACAACTGATATTCTGCCAGAAGAAGTAATAGTAGCAAAAGCACCATTTAAAAAAATTAATAAAAAGCGTCGTATTCAAGTTTTAATTACCATTTTGATTACTTTTAGTATCACAATCATAGGCTCACTAGTTGTTCAAGAAGTGGGAGCTGTAAATCAAATCTTTTTTCCAATGAGTACTGCTACTGTAAATTTAACAGATGATAAAGATGAGTGGACTACATTATATTTTGACGATAAGGATTATTTAAAGTTCGATAGTGTTTTTTGGAACAAGGAAATCGTTAATCATGCAAATAGTAATAGTGATGTAATTTTAAGAATAAAAGATGAAAATGGCCATATTGTAGTAGATGAATTTAAGCTATCCCCTGGGAAAAGCGTGAAATTGGATGAACTAAAGAATAATATAAAATATTCTTTTGAATTGAAGGCTAAAAAAGGGCAATTTCTTATTAATGTAGTTTGA
- a CDS encoding sulfite exporter TauE/SafE family protein translates to MYSLMSKISQIISEPITVFLNSYEHSPFIIAILLGLIGALAPCQLSGNMSAITFYGSRTLQMKSNWQEIMFFILGKVVVFSLIGLFAWLFGQSFETKMTKYFPIFRQAIGPIMLITGLVLVGILKLKFLNRIPSYIPTVLKEGKLGSFLMGASFSIAFCPTMFVLFFVWLMPTVATSSYGLVLPAIFGVATSVPLLVILGLIHLFDAKRFIMRTSMKMGRIIQIGAGVVLIIIGVTDTITYWGLY, encoded by the coding sequence ATGTATAGTTTGATGTCGAAAATAAGCCAAATCATCAGTGAACCTATAACAGTATTTTTAAACTCCTATGAACATTCACCGTTTATTATTGCGATTCTACTTGGATTAATAGGCGCATTAGCACCTTGTCAATTATCGGGGAATATGAGTGCTATCACTTTTTATGGAAGTCGAACATTGCAAATGAAAAGCAATTGGCAAGAAATCATGTTTTTTATACTTGGGAAAGTCGTCGTTTTTAGTTTAATCGGCTTATTTGCTTGGCTTTTCGGTCAGTCCTTTGAAACTAAGATGACTAAGTATTTTCCTATTTTTCGCCAAGCAATTGGTCCAATCATGCTTATAACAGGACTTGTGTTGGTTGGAATTTTAAAATTAAAATTTCTGAATCGAATTCCTTCGTATATTCCGACCGTTTTAAAAGAGGGGAAATTGGGTTCCTTTCTGATGGGTGCTAGTTTTTCCATTGCTTTTTGTCCAACGATGTTCGTTCTTTTCTTTGTGTGGTTAATGCCAACAGTCGCTACATCTTCGTATGGATTAGTTTTGCCGGCGATTTTTGGTGTGGCAACCTCTGTACCCCTTTTGGTGATACTTGGGCTTATTCATTTATTTGATGCAAAAAGATTCATTATGCGGACAAGCATGAAAATGGGGAGAATCATTCAAATCGGAGCGGGTGTTGTTCTGATTATTATAGGCGTAACGGATACGATTACATACTGGGGATTGTATTAA
- a CDS encoding F510_1955 family glycosylhydrolase, with amino-acid sequence MKAGKIMFSLLVAISVLSACIANEDKRFTYEEIKNSTVEHIHGLGYINGQQEIAIATHNGLYKYGQDGWREANGQKHDYMGFQATRDGFFASGHPEKGSNLKNPFGLIKSTDSGASFEQLSFYGENDFHYLAAGYNSNMVYVYNETATNDMEVGLHFSENEGESWTKVKMKGYNSNTLSNLAAHPRKRSY; translated from the coding sequence ATGAAAGCAGGAAAAATAATGTTTAGTTTGTTAGTTGCAATATCTGTATTATCTGCTTGTATTGCTAATGAGGATAAGAGATTTACGTATGAAGAAATTAAAAATAGTACAGTAGAACATATCCATGGTTTAGGTTATATAAATGGTCAACAAGAAATAGCCATAGCAACGCACAATGGTTTATACAAATATGGTCAAGATGGATGGCGAGAAGCGAATGGTCAGAAACATGATTATATGGGCTTTCAAGCGACAAGAGATGGTTTCTTTGCGAGCGGACATCCCGAAAAAGGATCAAATTTGAAAAATCCATTTGGCTTAATAAAAAGTACTGACAGCGGTGCGAGCTTTGAACAATTGTCGTTTTATGGAGAAAACGATTTCCATTATCTTGCAGCTGGTTATAATTCTAATATGGTGTATGTTTATAATGAAACCGCTACTAATGACATGGAAGTTGGATTACATTTTTCTGAAAATGAAGGGGAATCGTGGACAAAGGTTAAAATGAAGGGATACAACTCGAATACACTTTCTAATTTAGCAGCACATCCACGAAAAAGGAGCTATTAG
- a CDS encoding class I SAM-dependent methyltransferase has protein sequence MTTTWNANLYDQKHDFVSKFGGSLVDLLAPQENEKILDVGCGTGDLAHEIASLSANVQGIDASHDMIFAAQQKYPDIKFHTLDATALHMTNQFDAVFSNAALHWMKQPDGVIQNIYTALKQGGQFVAEMGGHGNIASIVWALQKSMEELKLSYIEEYFPWYFPTLEEYQSKLENAGFTVEMITLYERPTPLQGEDGLRNWLVMFSNNMLKHLSETEKEQIYAKCEELLKPMNYQDNQWVADYCRLRFVAIKK, from the coding sequence ATGACAACAACATGGAATGCCAATTTATATGATCAAAAGCATGACTTTGTTTCAAAATTTGGAGGAAGCTTAGTAGACTTACTTGCACCACAAGAAAATGAAAAAATTTTAGATGTCGGTTGTGGCACAGGTGATTTAGCACATGAAATTGCATCGCTTAGTGCCAATGTTCAAGGGATAGATGCCTCGCACGATATGATTTTCGCTGCACAGCAAAAATATCCTGACATTAAGTTTCACACACTGGATGCTACCGCACTTCACATGACAAATCAATTTGATGCGGTCTTCTCAAACGCTGCCCTTCATTGGATGAAGCAGCCGGATGGAGTCATTCAAAATATTTACACTGCACTTAAACAAGGTGGTCAATTCGTTGCTGAAATGGGGGGCCACGGTAATATTGCTTCGATTGTATGGGCACTTCAAAAAAGTATGGAGGAATTAAAACTATCTTATATAGAAGAATATTTCCCATGGTATTTTCCAACTTTAGAAGAATATCAGTCGAAATTAGAAAATGCAGGCTTTACTGTTGAAATGATTACACTATATGAGCGCCCAACACCTCTTCAAGGCGAGGATGGACTACGTAATTGGCTAGTAATGTTCAGCAATAATATGCTCAAGCATTTATCAGAAACTGAAAAAGAACAGATCTATGCAAAATGCGAAGAATTATTAAAGCCTATGAATTATCAGGACAATCAATGGGTTGCTGATTATTGTAGATTACGCTTTGTTGCAATAAAAAAATAA
- a CDS encoding LysM peptidoglycan-binding and 3D domain-containing protein: MLKKIISIVPVAMLSATLGANAQAATITVQKGDTLWDLSRAHNTSVENIKTLNHIPTNLIHPGDVLTIAQQYTVKQGDTLWDIALDHQVTVSQIKEWNQLHTDLIHPGLNLSIINGTKTSTAVTDKPIKPAAHAAKETTTLVTNNTTAMEGKPEETVSSTSKTASKDSAPEATAPSISNTASKENTPKATAPSTNNTASKENTPKATAPSTNNTASKENTPKATAPSTNNTASKENTPKATAPSTNNTASKELLVKASAYTASCEGCSGITATGINLKTNPNAKVISVDPTVIPLGSKVYVEGYGEAIAGDTGGAIKGNRIDVFFPSQQDAINFGVKQLKVTILD; the protein is encoded by the coding sequence ATGCTTAAAAAAATAATTTCAATTGTACCCGTTGCAATGCTTTCGGCAACTTTAGGTGCTAATGCTCAAGCTGCAACAATTACCGTACAAAAAGGAGATACTCTTTGGGATTTATCTCGTGCACATAATACTTCTGTAGAAAATATCAAAACATTGAATCATATTCCTACTAACCTTATTCACCCTGGCGATGTCCTTACCATTGCACAACAATATACCGTTAAGCAAGGTGATACACTATGGGACATAGCCCTAGATCATCAAGTCACTGTTTCGCAAATTAAAGAATGGAACCAATTACATACGGACCTTATTCATCCAGGTTTAAATCTATCCATTATTAATGGTACGAAAACGAGTACGGCTGTAACTGACAAACCAATAAAGCCTGCAGCTCATGCAGCAAAGGAAACTACAACTTTAGTAACAAATAATACAACTGCAATGGAGGGTAAACCTGAAGAAACTGTTTCATCAACAAGTAAAACAGCTTCAAAGGATAGTGCACCTGAAGCGACCGCTCCATCAATAAGTAATACTGCTTCAAAGGAGAATACACCTAAAGCAACTGCTCCATCAACAAATAATACTGCTTCAAAGGAGAATACACCTAAAGCAACTGCTCCATCAACAAATAATACTGCTTCAAAGGAGAATACACCTAAAGCAACTGCTCCATCAACAAATAATACTGCTTCAAAGGAGAATACACCTAAAGCAACTGCTCCATCAACAAATAATACTGCTTCAAAGGAACTTTTAGTGAAAGCTTCAGCCTATACGGCTTCATGTGAGGGATGTTCTGGTATTACTGCTACTGGAATTAACCTTAAAACAAACCCAAATGCGAAGGTCATCTCAGTTGACCCAACTGTAATTCCACTGGGTAGTAAAGTTTATGTGGAAGGCTATGGTGAAGCAATCGCAGGGGATACTGGCGGTGCAATTAAAGGAAATCGAATCGATGTCTTTTTCCCTTCTCAACAAGATGCAATTAATTTTGGAGTAAAACAATTAAAGGTCACAATATTAGACTAA